In Patescibacteria group bacterium, a single genomic region encodes these proteins:
- a CDS encoding cytidine deaminase, producing MSKSINKPAAANKLAKSLHEALFLSVTKKARTDGNGNAASVAISKSGKSYFGGKAESDTNLLDVTSEQTALLIAVQHRDFQIVEVATLIDSTKPIISPLALKVMADFANRTGTKIAYSVLDAEGTTVFKVKNVLDAIPFYHPEPSDLKLKKVAPKANWAKVAKNSKNTDEAAIAQALKKYALKGLELAFTTYQGASSYGAAVLTESGKIFYSGQYSSPDKRLMVHAEMGAILAALMAKEEKLTHLAVVSDKFEAEPCQTCGPCRQFITELSKRYGWKLQVYCFAKKQPVYNTYSIETLLPNSWGSKKW from the coding sequence ATGTCGAAATCTATTAACAAACCTGCCGCAGCAAACAAGCTTGCGAAGTCGCTCCACGAGGCGCTCTTCCTTTCGGTCACCAAAAAGGCGCGCACGGATGGTAATGGCAATGCCGCATCGGTCGCGATCTCGAAGAGCGGCAAGAGCTACTTCGGCGGAAAGGCTGAGTCGGACACCAACCTCCTAGATGTCACTTCGGAACAGACGGCTCTGCTCATCGCGGTGCAGCATCGCGATTTCCAGATCGTCGAAGTGGCCACTCTCATCGACTCAACCAAGCCGATCATTTCGCCGCTCGCACTCAAAGTCATGGCCGATTTCGCCAACCGCACTGGCACCAAGATCGCCTACAGCGTCCTCGATGCCGAAGGTACGACTGTCTTCAAGGTGAAAAATGTCCTCGATGCCATCCCCTTCTACCACCCGGAGCCAAGCGATTTGAAATTGAAAAAAGTCGCACCGAAAGCCAATTGGGCAAAGGTTGCCAAGAATAGCAAAAACACCGATGAGGCCGCCATCGCGCAGGCACTGAAAAAATACGCTCTGAAAGGTCTCGAGCTTGCCTTCACCACCTACCAAGGTGCTAGCTCATATGGCGCAGCCGTTCTCACCGAAAGCGGCAAAATCTTCTATTCCGGCCAATATTCCTCGCCGGACAAACGCCTCATGGTGCACGCCGAGATGGGCGCTATCCTCGCCGCATTGATGGCCAAAGAAGAAAAGCTCACTCATCTCGCCGTCGTCTCCGACAAATTCGAGGCCGAACCCTGCCAAACCTGCGGCCCGTGCCGACAATTTATCACCGAACTTTCAAAGCGCTACGGCTGGAAGCTCCAAGTGTATTGCTTCGCCAAAAAGCAGCCCGTGTATAATACGTATTCGATAGAAACCCTCCTGCCAAACAGCTGGGGCAGCAAAAAATGGTAA
- the argS gene encoding arginine--tRNA ligase translates to MKVRLEKAFASVLTDLGVSAPKASFEHPEVIAHGDYATGVALAYAKQLGMKPRDLAEKIVGALKLGPLVEKIDIAGPGFINIHLSKQFFAEALATIEKQGETFGTNARLKGQKVLVEYTDPNPFKVFHIGHLMSNAVGESVARLMAASGAKTVRANYQGDVGLHVAKAVWGMQSLNATAKLAQLKQLPAAEQVAFIGKAYVHGSEQYEADKSAEAEIQLINQAVFDRKTAEVNILYDWGRKVTLDHFELIYKKLGTKFDHYFFESEVAQDGLEMVRGGLGKSVFVESEGAIVFKGEEHGLHTRVFITSRGLPTYDAKELGLAKQKFELIKPDLSIVVTANEQSEYYKVFMRALFLLRPEIAERTKHVSHGMMRFASGKMSSRKGNVVAGEALLADAEAMVAEKIKDRGFDAPTAAEVMEKVAVGAVKYSVLKSAAGSDIVYDPEKAVSFDGDSGPYLQYSYARALSVLRKPEAVALLKNSTSDIATGTEIGQLEKLLYRFPEVVDRAAGSFEPHFVTDYLTQLAGAFNAFYANNQIINPEDATTSAYRLRLARAFTTVMKNGLNLLAIPAVERM, encoded by the coding sequence ATGAAAGTCCGACTCGAAAAAGCTTTTGCTTCTGTCCTCACCGACCTTGGCGTCTCTGCGCCGAAGGCATCTTTTGAGCATCCTGAGGTGATCGCGCACGGCGACTACGCCACTGGTGTTGCGCTCGCATATGCGAAACAACTTGGCATGAAGCCACGCGATCTCGCGGAGAAGATCGTCGGCGCTCTAAAGCTCGGACCGCTGGTAGAGAAGATCGACATTGCCGGTCCAGGGTTCATCAATATCCACTTGTCGAAGCAGTTTTTTGCCGAGGCTTTGGCGACCATTGAAAAGCAGGGCGAGACTTTTGGTACGAATGCACGTCTGAAAGGGCAGAAGGTGCTAGTGGAATACACCGACCCGAATCCGTTCAAGGTGTTTCATATTGGGCACTTGATGTCGAATGCGGTCGGCGAATCGGTCGCGCGCTTGATGGCGGCGAGCGGCGCAAAGACCGTCCGCGCGAACTATCAGGGTGATGTCGGGCTCCACGTGGCGAAGGCGGTGTGGGGGATGCAATCCCTGAATGCGACGGCGAAGCTCGCTCAATTGAAGCAGCTTCCGGCAGCCGAGCAGGTGGCGTTCATTGGCAAAGCGTATGTACACGGTTCGGAGCAATATGAGGCCGACAAATCGGCTGAAGCAGAGATTCAGCTCATCAATCAGGCTGTTTTCGATCGGAAAACTGCGGAGGTAAATATACTATACGATTGGGGGAGGAAAGTGACCCTAGATCATTTTGAATTGATCTACAAAAAACTTGGCACAAAATTCGACCATTACTTTTTCGAGAGCGAAGTGGCGCAGGATGGGCTGGAGATGGTTCGTGGTGGACTCGGGAAGAGTGTGTTTGTGGAAAGCGAGGGTGCGATTGTATTCAAGGGTGAGGAACATGGCTTGCATACACGCGTGTTCATCACTTCTCGTGGCTTGCCGACGTATGATGCGAAAGAGCTTGGATTGGCCAAGCAGAAATTTGAATTGATCAAACCAGATTTGTCGATTGTGGTGACGGCGAATGAGCAGAGTGAATATTACAAAGTGTTCATGCGAGCTTTGTTTTTGTTGCGTCCGGAGATCGCGGAGCGCACCAAGCATGTCAGCCACGGCATGATGCGTTTTGCGAGCGGGAAGATGTCGTCGCGAAAGGGCAATGTGGTGGCGGGGGAGGCGTTGCTCGCTGATGCTGAAGCAATGGTGGCGGAGAAGATCAAGGATCGCGGTTTCGATGCGCCGACCGCGGCCGAGGTGATGGAGAAGGTTGCTGTTGGTGCGGTAAAGTATTCAGTCTTGAAGTCCGCCGCCGGCAGCGACATCGTGTACGACCCAGAAAAAGCTGTTTCTTTTGACGGCGATTCTGGTCCGTATCTCCAATATTCATATGCTCGCGCTCTGTCGGTGCTCCGCAAGCCGGAAGCGGTGGCGTTGTTAAAAAACAGCACTTCAGACATTGCGACGGGTACCGAGATCGGTCAACTCGAAAAACTTCTCTACCGTTTTCCGGAAGTGGTGGACCGTGCCGCCGGCTCGTTTGAACCGCATTTTGTCACCGACTACCTCACGCAGCTCGCCGGCGCCTTCAATGCCTTCTATGCGAACAATCAGATCATCAACCCCGAAGATGCCACCACCTCGGCATACCGCCTCCGCCTTGCTCGTGCTTTTACGACCGTGATGAAGAACGGCCTCAACCTACTCGCCATTCCGGCGGTGGAGAGGATGTAA
- a CDS encoding HAD hydrolase-like protein, producing the protein MKGEMRKDYSKIKVIGFDLDQTLYPKSSFIDEAIQIYIYHKISEHKGVSLTEAEKMFKDLYKEGRGLGGSTTLKMLGVPNHQDIVQEALERADIDDYLVPDQETLNILKRLKAKYQNIDILTGSNRTNANKKLGKLDMSHGLFGHILTNDDGSKPNGDLYKQWMALYPDLSPENFLYIGDRPRSDYEVPKSLGIDSILVYCKAQDANIDCPQLTSFKDIDSVL; encoded by the coding sequence ATGAAAGGCGAAATGAGAAAAGACTACTCAAAAATCAAAGTCATCGGCTTCGACCTCGACCAGACCCTCTACCCCAAGTCGAGCTTTATCGACGAGGCGATTCAGATCTATATTTACCACAAGATCAGCGAACACAAGGGCGTCTCACTCACCGAAGCGGAGAAAATGTTCAAAGACCTGTACAAAGAAGGTCGCGGCCTCGGCGGCTCAACAACACTGAAAATGCTTGGGGTTCCTAATCACCAAGACATCGTTCAGGAAGCCCTCGAGCGCGCCGATATCGACGACTATCTCGTGCCGGATCAAGAAACCCTCAATATCTTGAAGCGTCTGAAAGCAAAATACCAAAACATCGACATCCTCACAGGATCAAACCGTACCAACGCCAACAAAAAGCTCGGCAAGCTCGACATGAGCCACGGCCTATTCGGGCACATCCTTACCAACGACGACGGCTCAAAGCCAAACGGCGACCTCTACAAACAATGGATGGCCCTCTACCCCGACCTCTCGCCAGAGAATTTCCTCTACATCGGTGATCGCCCGCGCTCCGACTACGAGGTGCCGAAGTCTCTGGGTATCGATTCTATACTTGTGTATTGCAAAGCGCAGGACGCCAACATCGACTGTCCGCAACTTACCTCGTTCAAAGATATCGATTCGGTGTTATAA
- the glyA gene encoding serine hydroxymethyltransferase translates to MKDTEIKKLLKAEKTRQKKVVNLIASENYVSSDVLKALGSELTNKYAEGYPGKRYYGGNEYVDQIETLCKERALKLFGLDAGSVGTQARKWHVNVQPLSGSPANLAVFLGLVPPGGKIMGMSLAHGGHLTHGQKVSITGKMWTPVHFGVDQKTELIDYAALKAQAIAEKPAIIVAGFTAYPRIVDFKQFRAVADACGAILMVDMSHFAGLVAGAVYPSPFAYADVVTTTTHKTLRGPRAALIFVRKDKSGLNPKGESVSFADLIDKAVFPGLQGGPHLNQIAAVAVALKEAATPAFQKYAAQVVQNAKALANELSSLGWRVISGGTDSHLVLIDTWMGGKKGGADGKMGGITGEEASERLEKAGIIVNKNAIPFDTRPPMDPSGIRLGSAAETTRGKKEKDFRALAQKIDKILRK, encoded by the coding sequence TTGAAAGACACCGAGATCAAAAAGTTGCTGAAAGCCGAGAAAACCCGCCAAAAGAAGGTGGTGAACTTGATTGCTTCTGAAAATTATGTTTCCAGCGACGTTTTGAAGGCGCTCGGCTCCGAGCTCACCAATAAATATGCTGAGGGCTATCCAGGGAAGCGTTATTATGGCGGCAATGAATATGTCGACCAGATCGAGACGCTTTGCAAGGAACGCGCACTGAAGCTTTTTGGTCTTGATGCAGGTTCTGTTGGTACGCAGGCGAGAAAGTGGCATGTGAATGTGCAGCCGCTTTCCGGCTCGCCGGCCAACTTGGCGGTGTTTCTCGGACTGGTGCCTCCGGGCGGCAAAATCATGGGCATGTCCCTCGCGCATGGTGGCCACCTCACTCATGGGCAGAAGGTTTCGATCACAGGAAAGATGTGGACGCCCGTACATTTTGGTGTTGATCAAAAGACCGAGCTCATCGACTACGCTGCGCTCAAAGCACAGGCTATTGCTGAAAAACCGGCAATTATTGTGGCGGGCTTCACGGCGTATCCGCGCATTGTTGATTTCAAACAGTTTCGCGCTGTCGCTGATGCCTGTGGTGCCATCCTCATGGTGGACATGTCGCATTTCGCTGGCCTCGTGGCAGGTGCTGTGTACCCGAGTCCGTTTGCATACGCTGATGTCGTGACAACCACCACGCACAAGACGCTCCGCGGTCCGCGTGCGGCGCTCATTTTTGTACGCAAGGACAAAAGCGGGCTCAATCCTAAAGGCGAGTCCGTCTCTTTTGCCGATCTCATCGACAAGGCGGTGTTCCCAGGCTTGCAGGGCGGTCCACATCTCAACCAGATTGCCGCGGTGGCCGTCGCACTGAAAGAAGCCGCTACTCCCGCATTCCAAAAATATGCTGCCCAAGTGGTGCAGAATGCCAAAGCCCTCGCCAATGAACTCTCCTCGCTCGGCTGGCGCGTGATCTCCGGTGGTACCGATTCGCACCTTGTGTTGATCGATACGTGGATGGGCGGAAAAAAGGGAGGTGCCGACGGCAAGATGGGCGGTATCACCGGCGAAGAGGCGAGCGAGCGATTGGAAAAAGCCGGCATCATCGTGAACAAGAATGCGATTCCATTCGACACGCGACCACCGATGGATCCATCAGGTATTCGCCTCGGAAGTGCTGCTGAAACTACTCGTGGCAAGAAAGAAAAAGACTTCCGCGCGTTGGCCCAAAAGATAGACAAGATTCTCAGAAAGTAG